In Coffea arabica cultivar ET-39 chromosome 9e, Coffea Arabica ET-39 HiFi, whole genome shotgun sequence, the genomic window aaaaaatagctTGCTTGTTAGGACATTAGAAGTTAGAGTCGGCAGCGTCTTTCTTCCTGTTTGGTGTGTTTTTTCGCTGGAATTTTCGAGCCAAAACTGTAGTAGACATTCATGTCGAAAGTTAGCCGCAGCCATGTTCGAAACTTTTGGTTTGTTGCAGCTATACTCGAAACTCTTGGCTTGTTCGAATCTACTGCTGCAGTTTCTGTTGCAGCTATGTTCATTGCTCCAAGatcatttttcatttgttgATTTCATATCCAGCTCACTGTGTCATGCTTGGGGTAAACCATGATGTTTAGCTATGTTTTAATTGAAGTAATTGCAAAGCTAATTGTACGAAGTTGTTTGGCTGGAATTGTGGAGCCTTGTGCATGAAAAATGTTGCTGCAAAACCTTGCCGAGAGTTTCACATGTTGCTGAAGCTTTGTTGCAGAATGTATTTCATGTCACTTTGCATGAATGTTTGCTGGATTTTACATTATCTCTTTCTAAGTTGTTGGCTTATTGAATTCGGTGGTGATCTTGAATGAGGTGCTAGTTGCTTTAGGATTGCATTCAAGAAACCCATTGCATTGCAGCAAAAAAAATGGTAGAAGCAAAAATGCAGCAGGCTTGCACTTTCCGTTGCAGAAGTTTTcttcaaatctgatttgcatGACTTTGGTGTTTAAAAAGAAGGATTTCTTAATGGGAAATAAGATGAATGCTTAGTGATTGTGTTGCACTAGTTGTTTAAAGTATTGAAATGGTGATTGTTTGAACTAATTAAGTGGAAAGAAAGAAGCCACGGCTGGAAATGAAATTTGTTGTAgagaaaagtttcttctacgtgattgcatggcttttgcatgaaaatgattttcaaaatcgCACTCCAACCCCTTGGTTTCCATCTAATTCTTCCATGGCCCAATCAATTAGAGAATTTCATCATTTTGGTCCTTGTTAATTTTTagtttgtgcaacttcattgcttgtttgcttcaattaactaccatgcttagATTAAATTGCATTTAAGTTATGGCCTTAGGGACTTTGTGgctaagtgagctttgttttgcccatttcttttaattattcttaaataaagtggtgccttgacctttttattattttggagggtaattgaataatttcacttcattggggcgtcaattcaagggaggtacactctatccctaaTTCGCACTACATTTgaccttacgtgctcctacgtgttatgtgaatatgcatgcctacttcgctttccttgcctttctttgattcctttcatttatttcatttactttggctttttatttaagttattcataatggggtatgtgtacacctcttggcttgtaatagatagggttcggagagcatctggtccaattccctttcccctttatgcttttatggggtatgtgtacacctcttggcttgtaatagatagggctcggagagcatctggtccatttccccttccccctggttgcttgcttttgttgctacatgtttaattgctttattagactcttgcatctagtcgagcatgctaaatgctatgtgctatgtgtttacaagtgtttggcatgtctactcgctttccataaccatgaatgaatggaatggatgaatgtacgtttccgctagtccaacgctagtcggaattcatagaatgggctagtccaacgctagacccttagggatttcccctcattagcatatcatttgcttgttcaccacatatcatgcatttttcttagttttatcacttggcatgctcctcgaaccccctttcccttcattttaggatttttgcatatcatgatagttgtagggtccatttgcttgagggtccccttctgatgaggaaaacgagcgagtgtggctattcgatagccttagcacgctagttttgccttctaatcaaagggaaaatcaaagtcggaaagttaggagtcaacccccgtacccgtcttgcttgcattccctaggctcatgcattctacaTTCACTCTATCATTCTATACCCTCATTACACTTTTATTTTCTCCTCCTactttcacacatgcaccttcaTATCCCTTCCCCTGcgcacaaacacttggatttttcacacAATTTCACACGAGCACCTTTTCATACAtctgcacacaaacacttgaatttgttttacaatttcacacaagcacctttatacaatttcgcacacttgcacttgcatttcttgcatctttcatacactttcacacttgcacgcttgaatctcatttgcattaatcgacctctatgaggttttccttcgttggccgccacaattcatgtggtttgggaccaaaagcctcacgagagacatcgtagaatttaggattgcattttccttttcgttttgcattcatatagtcatatccaacgtgcgaacatatattgggtagaaaattaggaaaggtaaggttaagtcgcgcaactagccttggctaggtcaaaggggtgccttggattctatccttgccttcccctttgtcaaacgtgacccccgaacctttttctttggcttacgtggattaggagtcgttttaaaaagggttttactactttgtctttaaaaaacactcttttgggtgacttggtacaccccaaatctataccaagtggcgactccgttttcatatttaaaaaacccttttttaaaatttcatttggccaaatcgtcgctttccaaagtcccatggcctttttacttttcattttgcacacgttcacaccacacttcacacacacaatCTCACACATTCATTTCACAtcaatcaaaaagtggggcgcgacatttCCAAACCACAAAGAGTTaaaattttacttatgtcaaACTATAGGGCATTTTTTTGTCGTATTTTATTCTTGTATTTTAATAGGATTAATCGTTCTTACATTGTATGGGTAGTAATTTCTGGTACGACTCAAGCACAATatgaattaataaattaaacacaACTGGAACATAAGTGAGTCTGTTAACGACATGAATGTAAGCACGTTAGGTTGGATCAACATGTAGGTTAACATGCCATCTCGATAATAATTCAACATAAGCTGCACCTCATCTtgttattttttctattatttgtTATTATAACTTTCATACCTGATTGCATGTGAATGTATTAGACTTTATTTCTATTGAAAACTCTAAATCTTGAAATTTGTTTTATGTTTTGAATTACATATTATGTTTCAAAAAACTTTGAAGACATTTAAATTATGTGTTTTATTATGTTGTATCTCAGTGATTGATTGTCTTGGAATTTCCTTTTttgctttaaattttgaaaactgTTTCGTGCATCTTGTCATTaaaaacttttcaataacaAGATTAAATGAGTTAAATTGTGTGTTAAATGGACTTATTtgataataattaatttttaaaaaaaacatgaaTTCTAGGACGAAAACATGAAAGTcatcaaaaaaaattaaggtaagaaaacatattttgtCTAAATGAACTTAATGAAACcgaaatgaaagaaaagctTTCTCGTtgtatttttcttaataaactAAGATGCAAAGAGAAGAAGAGTTTTATGACATTATATTATAGTAGAAAGAAACCAAATAAAATTTTCGACCAATTTGGCTGGAAATTCTGTGCTTTAAGATCGCCATTCGTTGTTGAAGAATTGTATCTTATAATTTTCAATGTACAGGATTGCATTAGAATATGtcactccctttttttttatttttggtaacacgggttttctttcttattttattttaaatgtgCACGTTTATTTTTAGTCAATTGTTTTTATTAGGTACCTAAATGTTGCCAGGGCATGTTTGGATCTACGTAGAATTATGTAACCAAAAATAACGAACTGGACAAAATCGAAATAGAAGGCATGAAACAATTTTtggaataaaaataattttaaaaatctaGGAAAAAAGAGTGGAGAGTTAGAGATTCAATGAGAGGTTTGAATTGAAAATACCTCCTCAAACAGATAATATATAGATATTTACTCTTGCCTTGActtatgagatttttttttttgtaagtaagAGGTGTTGAATTCAGAATCTACTATCTTACCAGACAACCCAACCCTCCATCTTCTTTTACTTATATCCTTGTTAAAGTACTCTTAAATAacctaaaaaaattttttgtttaaaaaacttTGGACTAACCTGATCTTGCCCCCGAAGCCCGAGTAATAAATAGGTCAAGATTGGCATAACTCCGGCTGAGCTAGTCTCCAGCCAATACCAAccttccatcttttttttttatgcatagCGTAAAgccctctattttttttttctcgaaaatGTTAGAGGATTTTATTGAATTAGCTAAACTTTATAGTATTTGAGCAACAGCTCAATCATCTTTACAAAAGTGTACCCCGACGCTTAAGAAGTAGCAAAAATTCTCTCCTCATCTCTAAATGTGTTTGACGCGTAAAGCCCTCTCAGTAGGCCAAATTTTGCTTGTATATATAGATTAATCTATTAAGGATAACTCCTGAGCCTTGACCTCACCAAAAGGACTTATAGTGCAGGAAGGATACAAAGGCCACTCATATAggatttggggcagggacggtcatcagtatgaccgtccctgcacggTTAAAAATTTGTGCGGCTGAAAATTGGCCCTCAAAATTTCGTGCGGCTGAAATAACACCATGTAACTCGAAATCCGCGCCAAGTGTGGGGCCCACCActatctgttgtgaaaatacatcctgtgaaaaaaaagttacGCGCAGTTGAACCAATGTTACGCGCAGTTgaaatgagctaaaattggCAGGGACGAttgcacctgcaaccgtccCTGCCCCGAGTCCCACTCATATATGGGACAATAGAATACAATTACAAAAGAACCTTCTTATGATGCATAATTTAATTATCTTACCAcctaaaataagcaaacaagAGTAACATGCTAATTAAATACCTAGGTCAATAGATTTTCCACCCTATTCTTGAAGATTTATTAGCATCAGCATGCAGTTTGGAAGCTTTGAACAAGAATAAAATGAcacctctctctcctctctccctCAACACAAGAGACCTATTTCTGCAATTCTGCTTCTTTGCATTTTGCAAGactagcatttttttttcttatccttTTAATTGTCTTGAAGGGTAAATTAGGGAAGTGATGTTAGTGCTTCCAAAGCAGCCTCTCATACCCTAATTCACTCACGGACTAAAATGTCATCACAGAATGCTAGAGGCCATATATGGGGGTGCAAATATCAATTTTGAACACATTAAACTTCAGCACTAGGGTTGCTAATGAATCGAATCGCTTGCGAGCTGCTCGAGTCGATCGAATCGCTTGCGAGCTACTCGAGttaaaactcgactcgaactcAGTCAACATCAAACTCGAGTTGACcaagtcgaactcgagttcaaagaTACTCAAttcgttagctcgcgagtcggctcgattatatatttttattttttatcttaatggtaaaattacatatatatatatatatccctaatattttattaatcgttaagaaaaattattattttatttttaaaaataaaataaaataattattttttattttttaaactcgagctcgataaAACTAAGTCAAGAAAAAATTTGATTAAGTCAAAACTCGACTTGACTGAGCTCGTTTGCAACCCTACTCAGCACATGATATTCAATAGGTCAACAGCCAAAGAAGGTGCATTACCATGCATTTGTAAAGCTAATTAAAGTGGACAAAGAAAAGAACCCTCCCATATACTTTAAGTACTTAACCTATAATGCTATAATCCTCCCTTATTTGCTCATCTAATATCAAAACCAACTATACAATAGTAGAATTTTCACCCTCTTATCCAAAACCTATTAGCATTTACATAACGTTAATAGCTTTACTGGTCTAGCTAATTGAAAATAACCGTTGGTATTTACTTGTTCTGATTTAGACTAGACAATATTCACGAATGGGGCTACATGATTTCATCAATCCCAATGGCCAAAACCTGAAAATGTTATCCAATTAATCGTCCTAGGGAAACTCAAAGCCACAATCTCCAACGTTCAAGACTATCACAAGCCTTCTCTATATAAAGGTCACTTACCCCTTCACCAATTCCATCAATCTTCAGCAACCAAGTTACTCTACACATACATCTTCAATTTTGTTCAAACAGTAAAGAAAATCAACCATGAAGAGCCTTTGCTTCTCAATGATCTTgatcctctctcttctctttgcTGTTGCTCATTTGAGCAATGCAGCAGCCCCAGATTGTGGCACAGTTGCCGCGAAGGCTGCAGCTTGTGTGTCATTTGCTCGAGGTAAGGACACAAAGCCAGCTGCTGCATGCTGCACTGGGCTGCAACAGCTTGCTCAGACTGTCAAGAACGTTAATGATAAGAAGGCTATCTGCAGATGCCTCAAGACAGGTGTCAAGAGCTTCCCTGGTGTTCAGGACAAGTACTTGAGCAAAATCCCTGCTGCTTGCCGCATCAATGTTGGCTTCCCTGTCTCCATGAACACCAACTGTGAGGCGTATGTGTGACActcttttctactttttagttTAGTACTAGTTACTTTTACAGGGTTAATCGTAAAGTAATATGGACTATCTCAGATAAATTGTGGACTCCAGAAGGGAAAGTTTATGTgggctaactttttttttttttttggtgagatAATCTGTATAAATTTTTGatatagcttttttttttttttttttgcattactTGAGTTCCAAATTGTAGATATtgttatttgtttgtttttcaCTATACAGCAATGCTCTAAAACTTAATTTTCTATTTGCAGGATCCACTGAGATGCTTTGGAAATTTGAAGCATGGATTGGCAATTTGTCAATCATAGGGAGTAAGATTTGAATAAAACACTTGTACTGAGGACCCTTGGATTGGGGCCTTTCTGATGTACCATTTGGTTGTTTTAGTAACTCAATTTTCTTGAGCATCATaattccacattttctttacttcTGGATCAACCTTCCATTCAGTGTGTTTAAATTTGAGATGCTTTGGAAATTTGAAGCATGGATTGGCAATTTGTCAATCATAGGGAGTAAGATTTGAATAAAACACTTGTACTGAGGACCCTTGGATTGGGGCCTTTCTGATGTACCATTTGGTTGTTTTAGTAACTCAATTTTCTTGAGCATCATaattccacattttctttacttcTGGATCAACCTTCCATTCAGTGTGTTTAAATTTCTACTAATTTTCTTGCTGTTTTTTGGAATCTTGATTAGTTTCCACCAAGTTGTCCATCTATAGAGTCTTACTCTCACTTCAGGTAAAACTATAGTGTCATTTGGATGAAGAATACCATTGGGAATAGAAAAACGAAATGTTTCAAACTGAAAATCAGGAAGGGGTAGATTTAACTATCAATCAAACGGAGACAACATaaacaaaacccaaaaaaaaaaaaaaatcgaagacTGCAAAATTTGATTAGAATTTCAGGGGTTCTAATGCCATTAATTTTGGCTAGATAATCTACCATGTGGCCTCATCACTGGCTGGTATTTGGAATATATTCAGAAAATAGAACTACTTGTACAAGAAAATATGTTCTTGCATTTGATTCGCAATGAAAAGAGAAGGAATGGTAGCATAGTTGAGGTATAACATAGGAACTAATATCCTTTCCAATCCAATTAtcccatttttattttcctttataCCTTTTGCATTTAGCCCTTTTTCTCTATCCAATATAAGAGTTAAAAGGCAGTAATCTACAATTTAAATTTacagaaaaagagaggaaaacaaGCCAAGCTTAAGCCTATGATTCTGATGATGCAAATCTTGACAAGGACATGTGAGTTCTTGGACATGAAATTCTCATATGCTCATCATTGAGCATTCTTTTACATTATGCATTTAGTGCTAAAGAACAATTGTGGAGACTTTGATGGACTATAAGATTCTATTATCTTTAAGAGTCAACAGCAGAAATCTACTGAGCTGAATAACCACATCCAAATTACCTTAAAGATTAAACATGATCAAATGCACAGAAAGAAAGTCGACTTAGAACATTGGTGGACCAAACATGAGAAAATACTAGAGAAATcaaatatttttctattattttctcatgtttgattgaattttttgaaaatattttcctcaCAAGTAACAACAATTACTGCAAAATTTATGTCCTTTTGGAGATACATGATACATCCACCAATATGTGAAGTGCTGCACCTATTTAAAAATATCCGTCGATGTATATTAGAGAAAGAGATGAAGAGGAATCGTAAATTTTGTGTGTGAGAGTGAAAAAGAAGATCCAACCAAGAATCATAGATCTGTGTGTGAGAGCGAGAGTAAAAAGTAGATCCAACAAGGAATGGTAGATTCGTTGCTAGGGAGAATAAGTAGGAGAAAAAATGGTTATAGAGGCAAAGGCTTTGTTTTGGAAGAGCAAACAGTGTTAGAGTTGGAAAAAACCTTCAGTAGAAGCTTTGCAGAAGCTGTTTTCCATTCGATCGGGTAATACCTTCTCCCTAGGAAAAAGTTTTCTGGACGCTTTTTGCAGCCAAACatcagaaaaaaggaaaaacattttctggaaaaaattttCCATTGAAACAAACAGGCCCATAATTCCTTGGTATTTAGTTCTCCAAGAGACAAAAATAGGAATGAATATATTGATTAAAATTTGCAACAGTAACATCATTCGTGTAAAAAGTAAAAACTCTCGAGCACTAGTAACTTGGTAAACAATACAACCAAACACGAGCTACTTCAACATGGCGCATGTTTGCACCCCGTCTCCCCTCCCCCCTCTCAATTCATTCCGCTCATAGGAACCAAAAGGTAATTGTAATTTTTGTATCTGTTAGCTGAATTACCAGGGGATTTCTGAACCATCCCAGGCAAAAAATTTGCCATTATCAGGGTTCTTTGCATTATTAATGATGCTCAACAGTTTCTGCACTGAGAACTCTATGGAGAAAAGCTTGTCTTCAGGAACATTTCTCTGAAATGGTCTCGAGAGATCTGTATCGACTGTCCCAGGATGCAAGAGCAGGCATATAAGTGGATCTTTTCTACGAGCAAATTCCACACACATTGTCTTCGTCACTGCAAGTTTCAATtagaaattgagaaatttaGAGCACATGCATGAGGTGGACCATGCAAATACAATTGTAACAGTCATACTTCCCAAGGCATATTACTCAGTGCAAAGTATGGGTGACATATTGGTGTAGAATTGAATGTCTGTATGAGGTAGAATCTTGCTGATCTTTCAGATCAAAAGCATATCATCTACCCAAACCATTTGTTTGTGAGGCCAAATGTAGTCATTTCACTCAGGCCAAAGCAACAATGAATGCATATCAAGCTTTTAAGCCCATAGTAGCTGTGAGa contains:
- the LOC113709345 gene encoding non-specific lipid-transfer protein C, cotyledon-specific isoform, which encodes MKSLCFSMILILSLLFAVAHLSNAAAPDCGTVAAKAAACVSFARGKDTKPAAACCTGLQQLAQTVKNVNDKKAICRCLKTGVKSFPGVQDKYLSKIPAACRINVGFPVSMNTNCEAIH